In Flavobacterium lacustre, a genomic segment contains:
- a CDS encoding CvfB family protein, which translates to MIEIGKYNTLTILRDTKVGLFLGNPEKDPEGIHDILLPNKYVPNEFEIGEELIVFVYLDHEERPVATTLEPYILLNEFALLRVNYINQIGAFMDWGMEKDILVPFKEQARPMEKGKRYLVYLYMDEKTNRLVASSKTNQFLNNDALMIEKGEEVDLIVSHITEIGINVIINERHKGLLYKDEVYDDAIRTGDRMRGYIKNIRPDNKIDVALQIQGYQSIEPNAEKIMDELRASRGFLRLTDNSHPEDIKTVLKMSKKTFKKAIGALYREKLIEIKDDGIYLVKE; encoded by the coding sequence ATGATTGAAATAGGAAAATACAATACGTTAACGATATTAAGGGATACTAAAGTGGGTCTGTTTTTGGGCAATCCCGAAAAAGATCCGGAAGGAATACATGACATTTTGCTGCCTAATAAATACGTGCCGAACGAGTTTGAGATAGGTGAGGAGCTTATTGTTTTTGTGTATTTAGACCATGAGGAACGTCCTGTTGCTACTACCTTAGAACCTTATATTTTGTTGAATGAGTTTGCACTTTTGCGTGTAAATTATATCAATCAGATTGGTGCTTTTATGGATTGGGGAATGGAGAAAGATATTTTGGTGCCTTTTAAAGAGCAAGCGCGTCCGATGGAAAAAGGAAAACGCTACTTGGTGTATCTTTATATGGACGAAAAAACAAATCGTTTGGTTGCATCAAGCAAAACGAATCAGTTTTTGAATAATGATGCGTTAATGATTGAAAAAGGGGAAGAGGTTGATTTGATTGTTTCGCACATTACCGAAATAGGTATTAATGTTATCATTAATGAGCGTCACAAAGGGTTGTTGTACAAAGATGAAGTGTACGACGATGCGATTCGTACCGGAGATAGAATGCGCGGGTATATCAAGAACATTCGACCTGATAATAAGATAGATGTTGCCTTGCAAATACAAGGATACCAAAGTATTGAACCGAATGCCGAAAAAATTATGGACGAATTAAGAGCCAGTCGCGGTTTTTTGCGTCTTACTGATAATTCGCATCCGGAGGATATAAAAACGGTGTTGAAGATGAGCAAGAAAACTTTCAAGAAAGCGATTGGTGCTTTGTATCGTGAAAAATTGATTGAGATAAAGGATGATGGAATATATCTTGTTAAGGAATAA
- the menA gene encoding 1,4-dihydroxy-2-naphthoate octaprenyltransferase, translated as MKHWIEAARLRTLPLSVSGIIVGSMYALAHPTDNVLTPTEVFNWRLFGFAILTTLGLQILSNFANDYGDGIKGTDNQDRVGPKRAIQSGVISPESMKRAIILTSVLTLISAIILIYYAFRDTNLGYSLFYLVLGILAIASAIRYTVGNSAYGYRGFGDVFVFVFFGLVSTLGVNFLYSKQLDLVLILPATAIGFLSVAVLNLNNMRDEASDRKSGKNTLVVKMGAANAKIYHYFLIVAAMVLILVFALLSDFHFDQYLFLVAYIPLTKHLVNVYKNQDPRALDPELKKVALSTFALSVLLALCMIFFFSDLIVNRY; from the coding sequence ATGAAACATTGGATTGAAGCCGCACGATTAAGAACATTGCCCTTATCCGTTTCCGGAATTATAGTGGGAAGTATGTATGCATTGGCACACCCAACAGATAATGTGCTCACACCAACTGAAGTTTTCAATTGGAGACTTTTTGGGTTTGCTATATTAACGACACTTGGTTTGCAAATTCTGTCCAATTTTGCCAATGATTATGGTGACGGAATTAAAGGAACCGATAACCAAGACAGAGTTGGTCCAAAACGTGCTATTCAGAGTGGTGTTATTTCACCGGAATCTATGAAGCGCGCTATAATTCTCACATCGGTGCTAACGCTGATTTCGGCGATTATATTAATTTATTATGCCTTTAGAGATACGAATTTGGGGTATTCTTTATTTTATTTGGTATTGGGAATTTTGGCTATCGCCTCTGCAATTCGATACACTGTTGGAAATTCAGCATATGGATATCGCGGTTTTGGCGATGTATTTGTATTCGTATTTTTTGGTTTAGTAAGCACTTTAGGAGTCAATTTTTTATATTCTAAACAACTGGATTTAGTGTTAATTTTACCGGCGACCGCCATCGGATTTTTGAGTGTTGCCGTTTTAAACCTGAACAATATGCGAGATGAAGCATCCGATAGAAAGTCGGGAAAAAATACGCTTGTAGTAAAAATGGGAGCGGCAAATGCTAAAATATATCATTACTTTCTGATTGTTGCAGCAATGGTTTTGATTCTGGTTTTTGCTCTTCTAAGTGATTTTCATTTTGATCAGTACTTGTTTTTAGTTGCTTATATTCCTTTAACTAAACATTTGGTAAACGTTTATAAGAACCAAGACCCTAGAGCATTAGATCCAGAATTAAAAAAAGTAGCTTTAAGTACTTTTGCGCTTTCTGTGCTATTGGCTTTGTGTATGATTTTCTTTTTTTCGGATTTGATTGTTAATCGATATTAG
- a CDS encoding PH domain-containing protein has protein sequence MKADFSQPQRQSIVGIWVMFFYALQQYARAFWPILVIWIFKFDEVNKWYLFLGVFGLFGLIGVVSYLKYLNFTFFLDAENEEFVITEGVFNKTKTAIQLNKIQQVNINQSFIQKIIGVYELAVDTAGTNKKEGSIKAISHELALALKSRLLDNEVKAIFPIDAIQDIIPEEKITIEEHPFIKISFLSLLKVGITSNYEKSIALLLVFFTTIYENLNHFGDNKVIDNEKVGAYIDANLVLQTVLISIVFLFGIVLIVNVVRIVFRYFDYKITRQKGSLLLSFGLLNTKSTIIKPEKVQITTVTSNYFQKKMNILEIKIKQATSGEEEERKSAIEIPGCNVAEQHAILKLLFHKIPEKGVQLQSNFRKLIFSIFITIGLPLFVFYLVRSFIIAHFPSVDYWVPAYVGFVGLIQFFKFKNNRLFITNDFIIKQSGAWDISNEIIEPCKIQAITTTQLFWHKSLNIGSVILHTAGGNVAFQLGDFTKIKQHVNLWLYEIETSDSNWM, from the coding sequence ATGAAAGCCGATTTTAGTCAGCCTCAACGGCAATCCATAGTTGGGATTTGGGTTATGTTTTTTTATGCGCTTCAGCAATATGCAAGAGCGTTTTGGCCCATCTTGGTAATTTGGATTTTCAAGTTTGACGAGGTTAATAAATGGTATTTATTTCTGGGCGTTTTCGGACTGTTTGGATTAATTGGTGTTGTCTCGTATTTGAAATACTTAAATTTCACTTTCTTTTTGGATGCCGAAAACGAGGAATTTGTCATTACCGAAGGTGTTTTTAACAAAACCAAAACGGCTATTCAGCTTAATAAAATTCAACAAGTAAACATCAATCAGTCTTTTATTCAAAAAATAATAGGCGTTTATGAATTAGCTGTTGATACCGCCGGAACGAATAAAAAGGAAGGTTCTATAAAAGCAATTTCTCACGAATTGGCTTTAGCATTAAAATCTCGTTTATTAGACAATGAGGTAAAAGCAATTTTTCCTATCGATGCTATCCAGGATATAATACCTGAGGAAAAAATTACTATTGAAGAACATCCTTTTATAAAAATAAGTTTTCTGAGTTTGTTGAAAGTGGGAATAACTTCAAATTATGAAAAAAGTATTGCTTTACTGCTGGTGTTTTTTACTACAATTTATGAAAATCTGAATCATTTTGGTGATAATAAGGTTATCGATAATGAAAAAGTAGGGGCATATATTGATGCTAATCTGGTATTGCAAACGGTTTTAATTTCAATCGTATTTTTGTTTGGAATTGTTTTGATTGTTAATGTGGTCCGAATTGTGTTTCGCTATTTCGATTATAAAATTACAAGACAAAAAGGATCATTACTACTTTCGTTTGGCTTGTTGAATACCAAAAGCACAATCATTAAACCCGAAAAGGTCCAAATTACTACAGTTACGAGTAATTATTTTCAGAAGAAAATGAATATTCTAGAAATAAAAATCAAACAAGCTACCAGCGGCGAAGAAGAAGAACGTAAATCCGCTATTGAAATTCCGGGTTGCAACGTCGCAGAACAGCATGCGATATTGAAGTTGTTGTTTCATAAAATTCCCGAAAAAGGAGTGCAATTACAATCCAATTTTCGCAAACTTATTTTTTCGATTTTTATCACAATAGGATTACCTTTGTTTGTGTTTTATTTGGTAAGGAGTTTTATCATTGCTCATTTTCCCTCTGTTGATTATTGGGTTCCGGCTTATGTTGGTTTTGTTGGTTTGATTCAGTTTTTTAAATTTAAAAACAATAGGCTTTTCATAACGAATGATTTTATAATCAAGCAAAGTGGTGCTTGGGACATCAGTAATGAAATTATAGAACCATGCAAGATTCAAGCAATTACCACCACGCAATTGTTTTGGCATAAAAGCCTAAATATTGGTTCGGTAATTTTGCATACCGCCGGAGGTAATGTTGCTTTTCAGTTGGGTGATTTTACAAAAATAAAACAACACGTAAACCTTTGGTTATACGAAATAGAAACGTCAGACAGCAACTGGATGTGA
- a CDS encoding 1,4-dihydroxy-2-naphthoyl-CoA synthase has product MDWITVKEFEDITYKKCNGVARIAFNRPDVRNAFRPKTTSELYQAFYDAQEDTSIGVVLLSAEGPSSKDGVYSFCSGGDQNARGHQGYVGDDGQHRLNILEVQRLIRFMPKVVIAVVPGWAVGGGHSLHVVCDLTLASKEHAIFKQTDADVTSFDGGYGSAYLAKMVGQKKAREIFFLGRNYSAQDAMDMGMVNAVIPHAELEDTAYEWAQEILAKSPTSIKMLKFAMNLTDDGMVGQQVFAGEATRLAYMTEEAKEGRNAFLEKRKPNFEKKWLP; this is encoded by the coding sequence ATGGATTGGATAACTGTCAAAGAATTTGAGGATATAACGTATAAAAAATGCAATGGTGTAGCCAGAATCGCATTCAACAGACCTGATGTGCGTAATGCTTTTCGTCCAAAAACTACTTCTGAATTGTATCAGGCATTTTACGATGCGCAGGAAGATACGTCTATAGGTGTAGTTTTACTTTCGGCAGAAGGTCCTTCCTCTAAAGATGGAGTGTATTCCTTTTGCAGTGGTGGCGATCAAAACGCCCGCGGACATCAAGGATATGTTGGGGACGACGGACAACACCGTTTGAATATATTAGAGGTACAACGACTTATTCGATTTATGCCAAAAGTTGTTATTGCTGTAGTTCCTGGTTGGGCTGTAGGTGGCGGACACAGTTTGCATGTGGTTTGCGATTTGACATTGGCCAGTAAGGAACACGCTATTTTTAAACAAACAGATGCTGATGTGACCAGTTTTGATGGCGGTTATGGTTCGGCGTATTTAGCTAAAATGGTAGGACAGAAAAAAGCCCGTGAAATTTTCTTTTTAGGGCGTAATTATTCTGCTCAAGATGCTATGGATATGGGAATGGTAAATGCAGTTATTCCGCATGCAGAATTAGAAGATACGGCTTATGAATGGGCACAAGAAATTTTGGCAAAATCACCAACTTCTATTAAGATGTTGAAATTCGCCATGAATCTTACCGATGACGGAATGGTAGGACAGCAGGTTTTTGCCGGAGAAGCAACTCGCTTAGCATACATGACCGAAGAAGCCAAAGAAGGTAGAAATGCTTTTTTAGAGAAAAGAAAACCGAATTTTGAGAAAAAATGGTTGCCATAA
- a CDS encoding PH domain-containing protein, producing MENFTNETIDTTQLPKFEEVLFSKLDSKYFKVVIINLVLIIGLLILAPILFSVLKPEVFSGRIWFILGVVEPILFALIIGFSILGFRKKEFAFREHDVLFRHGVIALNTTIIPYNRIQHVALHEGMVSRYFGLAKIQIFTAGGSSSDMEIPGIEKEQAENIKQLVMGKIQKQL from the coding sequence ATGGAGAATTTTACGAATGAAACTATAGACACAACACAGCTTCCTAAATTCGAAGAAGTGCTGTTTTCAAAATTAGATTCAAAATATTTTAAGGTAGTTATAATCAATTTGGTATTGATTATCGGACTTCTTATTCTGGCTCCGATACTTTTTTCGGTTTTGAAACCAGAAGTGTTTTCAGGGAGGATTTGGTTTATTTTAGGAGTAGTGGAGCCAATACTTTTTGCTTTGATAATTGGGTTTTCTATCCTTGGATTCAGGAAAAAAGAATTTGCTTTTAGAGAACACGATGTGCTTTTCAGGCACGGAGTTATTGCTTTGAATACAACTATAATTCCTTATAACAGAATACAACATGTCGCTTTACATGAAGGAATGGTTTCTCGTTATTTTGGCTTGGCAAAAATTCAAATCTTTACGGCAGGAGGAAGCTCCAGCGACATGGAGATTCCCGGAATTGAAAAAGAGCAAGCCGAAAACATCAAACAATTAGTAATGGGGAAAATTCAAAAACAACTCTAA
- a CDS encoding o-succinylbenzoate synthase: MKATYHKYILNFKRPSGTSRGIMTEKETWFIILEQNGKKGIGECGILRTLSIDDRPDYEEKLQWICAHIHLGKDQLWDALIEFPSIQFGVEMAFQSLASETPFLLFPSDFTNGTKSIPINGLVWMGEESFMKQQIEEKLADGFRCIKLKIGAIDFDKELQLLRFIRQHFTPEEVEIRVDANGAFSENSALDKLNQLSEFKLHSIEQPIKKNNTDRMADLCKTTPFPIALDEELIGVFTVAEKEQLLQKIKPQYIILKPSFIGGFRGTQEWISLAEKHGIGWWITSALESNIGLNAIAQWTFLQHNSMPQGLGTGALYTNNFDCPLDVAEGQLWYKNDIDWEFDIDLFQAENL, translated from the coding sequence TTGAAAGCAACGTATCACAAATATATTCTTAATTTCAAACGACCGTCAGGAACTTCTCGCGGCATTATGACCGAAAAAGAAACCTGGTTTATAATCTTGGAACAAAATGGTAAAAAAGGAATTGGTGAGTGCGGTATTTTGAGAACTCTTAGCATTGATGACCGACCGGATTATGAAGAGAAATTGCAATGGATTTGTGCTCATATTCATTTAGGAAAAGACCAACTTTGGGATGCTTTAATCGAGTTTCCTTCGATACAATTTGGAGTGGAAATGGCGTTTCAATCTTTAGCGAGTGAAACTCCTTTTTTACTCTTTCCATCGGACTTTACAAATGGCACAAAATCGATTCCAATAAACGGATTAGTTTGGATGGGTGAGGAGTCATTTATGAAGCAGCAAATTGAAGAAAAATTAGCAGATGGTTTCCGTTGTATTAAACTCAAAATAGGTGCTATAGATTTTGATAAAGAACTTCAATTGTTGCGTTTTATTCGGCAACATTTTACCCCCGAAGAAGTAGAAATTCGGGTAGATGCGAATGGAGCTTTTAGTGAAAATTCAGCTTTAGATAAATTAAATCAATTATCTGAATTTAAGTTACATAGTATCGAACAGCCTATTAAAAAAAATAACACTGACAGGATGGCAGATTTGTGTAAAACGACTCCTTTCCCCATTGCGCTTGACGAAGAGTTGATAGGTGTGTTTACAGTGGCAGAGAAAGAACAATTACTTCAAAAAATTAAACCACAATACATTATTTTGAAGCCCAGTTTTATCGGTGGATTTCGAGGTACTCAAGAGTGGATTTCGCTGGCTGAAAAGCATGGAATTGGATGGTGGATTACCTCGGCTTTAGAGAGTAATATTGGATTAAATGCTATTGCACAATGGACTTTTTTGCAACATAATTCTATGCCGCAAGGATTAGGAACCGGCGCACTTTATACGAATAATTTTGACTGTCCGCTTGATGTTGCTGAGGGGCAATTATGGTATAAAAATGATATCGATTGGGAATTTGATATCGATCTTTTTCAAGCAGAAAATTTGTAA
- a CDS encoding metal-dependent hydrolase produces the protein MKITFYGHASLGIEVSGKHILVDPYISANPQANHIGINALKADFILLTHAHGDHILDVEAIAKRTNAVIVSNAEIAGYYAKKGFQTHPMNHGGSWNFDFGKVKYVSAIHSSSFPDGNYGGNPGGFVIEGEHKNIYIAGDTALTMDMKLIPMRTKLDLAIFPIGDNFTMDIDDAIIASDFVECDKILGIHYDTFGYIKINHEEAIKKFFDKGKDLMLLEIGDSIEL, from the coding sequence ATGAAAATAACATTTTACGGTCACGCCTCTTTGGGTATCGAAGTAAGTGGAAAGCACATTTTGGTTGATCCTTATATTTCGGCAAATCCACAAGCCAATCACATTGGAATTAATGCGTTGAAAGCTGATTTTATTCTCCTGACACACGCACACGGCGATCATATTTTAGATGTTGAAGCCATTGCCAAAAGAACCAATGCAGTAATCGTTTCAAATGCTGAGATTGCCGGTTATTATGCCAAAAAAGGTTTTCAAACCCATCCAATGAATCACGGTGGAAGTTGGAATTTTGACTTTGGAAAAGTAAAATACGTCAGCGCCATTCATTCCAGTTCTTTTCCCGATGGAAATTATGGAGGAAATCCTGGTGGTTTTGTCATCGAAGGCGAGCACAAAAACATCTATATTGCTGGAGATACAGCGCTTACGATGGACATGAAACTCATCCCGATGCGCACCAAATTAGATTTAGCAATTTTCCCAATCGGTGATAATTTCACCATGGATATCGATGACGCCATTATCGCTTCGGACTTTGTGGAATGCGATAAAATTCTCGGAATTCATTACGATACCTTTGGTTACATCAAAATCAATCACGAGGAAGCCATCAAGAAATTTTTCGACAAAGGGAAAGATTTAATGCTGCTCGAAATCGGAGATTCCATAGAATTATAA
- a CDS encoding tetratricopeptide repeat protein, translating into MPQKHFVILFLLLLTSTIVFSQKDGYWDKERATTKEIVVSARDRIVIKSDDLPTGTTEIVYRITLLDENQQMAGSLVSVLKAIPDPTGISQGSAGAVFILSKISGDDTCKYAIFSNGTLASDYKKTGKTNEACLVQDTPVSKDAKRLSVDKSTCLKVNSNAIWFGFESKNWIMKQKIILEIVPWVDNKLSKGWTVENRKSIIEQCKTSNLAQKMTNSDDFCVCILDKIQNKYTFQEFQKLLAIERSKAFKDFGNSCFGETGLSNATYSDLRKQASVLAKQGKHGEAITKWAIIINDGKANALDYNAIGTSYLLTKQYGKAVKFLQEGEKLDDSELLIQLNLAHAYLLNDNFKSAKAIYKEYQSQNVTDSLSWTQKINIDFETFKQAGIQNENFERVLKMITK; encoded by the coding sequence ATGCCACAAAAGCATTTCGTTATTCTATTTTTATTGTTGTTGACTTCAACCATTGTTTTCTCACAAAAAGACGGGTATTGGGACAAAGAACGCGCCACTACCAAAGAGATTGTTGTTTCAGCCAGAGACCGAATCGTTATAAAATCAGATGATTTGCCTACAGGAACCACTGAAATTGTATACAGAATCACACTTTTAGACGAAAATCAGCAAATGGCCGGCAGTTTAGTTTCGGTTTTAAAAGCCATTCCAGATCCAACAGGAATTAGTCAAGGTTCTGCTGGAGCCGTTTTTATTCTGTCAAAAATTTCGGGAGATGATACTTGTAAATATGCTATTTTTTCAAACGGAACACTGGCTTCGGATTATAAGAAAACAGGAAAGACCAATGAAGCTTGTTTAGTTCAAGATACGCCGGTCAGTAAAGATGCCAAACGTCTTTCTGTAGATAAATCAACTTGTTTAAAAGTAAATTCAAACGCTATTTGGTTTGGTTTTGAAAGCAAGAATTGGATTATGAAGCAGAAAATCATTTTAGAAATTGTTCCTTGGGTCGATAATAAACTCAGTAAAGGCTGGACTGTTGAAAACAGAAAATCCATAATTGAACAATGTAAGACTTCAAATTTGGCACAAAAAATGACCAATTCAGATGATTTTTGCGTTTGTATTCTTGATAAAATTCAAAACAAATACACATTTCAGGAGTTTCAAAAATTATTGGCTATAGAACGTTCTAAAGCTTTCAAGGATTTTGGTAATAGTTGTTTTGGCGAAACAGGACTTTCTAACGCCACTTATTCGGATTTGCGCAAACAAGCCTCGGTTTTGGCTAAACAAGGAAAGCATGGTGAAGCAATTACTAAATGGGCGATAATTATTAATGACGGCAAAGCAAATGCTTTAGATTATAACGCCATTGGAACTAGTTATTTGTTGACAAAACAATACGGAAAAGCTGTTAAATTCCTTCAAGAAGGCGAAAAATTGGATGATTCAGAATTATTGATACAACTAAATTTAGCGCATGCTTATTTATTGAATGATAATTTCAAATCAGCTAAGGCCATTTATAAAGAATACCAATCTCAAAATGTTACTGACAGCTTGAGTTGGACTCAAAAAATAAATATAGATTTCGAAACCTTTAAGCAAGCTGGTATACAAAATGAAAATTTTGAAAGAGTTTTAAAAATGATAACAAAATAG